Proteins encoded by one window of Bacillus solimangrovi:
- a CDS encoding rhomboid family intramembrane serine protease produces MNFTEQNLVYWNLVKELIATYEYQIVQIDQRGEVWLQSPESINATLIRLRRQDIDWANWIKQDFDFTKKQIKQVKRSQFGSKGKALNVYVSTYPPVDSWEHMVESEQKIDTILIDTENRDEQVKKLFQLLDLPLPSYKLWIEGNDETVVTLRDDVYQLRETQNQQMRQVFSNGKPFMTYIFIAINIMMFGLLELAGGSENPAVLIQYGAKYNPSILDGEWWRLITPVFLHIGFLHLFMNTLALYYLGTAVERIYGSVRFTLIYLTAGFAGAVVSFALHAQLSAGASGAIFGLFGSLLYFGVLRPQLFFRTMGMNVIVVLAINLVFGFVVPVVDNSAHIGGLVGGFLASAIVQMPQVRKVARSTLVLIVTAGLGIGIVWYGYNFPVQAQDPITVSLRMQQLFEEERFEQAYKEIVYFMDENDDVPAEIYFWRGVTEYELQMFTDSRKHFEQAIEKRDDFHEAYYNLSLIYKQMNNIESAKKMAQTALQLAPDNSLYERLVDELNRSQ; encoded by the coding sequence TTGAATTTCACAGAGCAAAATTTAGTGTATTGGAATCTTGTTAAAGAGTTAATTGCCACATACGAGTATCAAATTGTTCAAATTGATCAACGTGGTGAAGTATGGTTACAATCACCCGAAAGTATTAATGCTACGTTAATCCGATTAAGAAGACAAGATATTGATTGGGCAAATTGGATTAAGCAAGATTTTGATTTTACCAAGAAGCAGATAAAACAAGTGAAGCGAAGTCAGTTTGGTAGTAAAGGAAAAGCACTCAATGTTTATGTGAGTACATATCCTCCAGTGGATAGTTGGGAACATATGGTGGAAAGTGAGCAGAAAATTGACACGATTTTGATTGATACGGAGAATCGTGATGAACAGGTAAAGAAATTATTTCAACTATTAGACCTTCCTTTACCAAGTTATAAATTATGGATTGAAGGAAATGATGAAACTGTTGTTACATTGCGCGATGATGTTTACCAGTTGAGAGAAACACAAAATCAACAAATGAGACAAGTGTTTTCAAATGGGAAACCCTTCATGACTTACATTTTTATTGCAATTAATATTATGATGTTTGGGTTGCTAGAGCTAGCTGGTGGAAGTGAAAATCCTGCAGTGTTAATTCAATATGGAGCGAAATACAATCCAAGTATATTAGACGGTGAGTGGTGGCGTTTAATCACGCCTGTTTTTTTGCATATTGGCTTTTTACATTTATTTATGAATACACTTGCCTTATATTATTTAGGTACAGCGGTTGAACGGATATATGGTAGTGTTCGATTTACTTTAATTTACTTGACAGCAGGTTTTGCCGGTGCGGTAGTTAGTTTTGCATTACATGCACAATTGTCAGCAGGGGCTTCTGGTGCAATCTTTGGTCTCTTCGGGTCATTGCTTTATTTTGGTGTATTACGACCACAATTATTTTTTCGAACAATGGGGATGAATGTGATTGTAGTGCTAGCTATTAATTTGGTTTTCGGATTTGTCGTACCAGTAGTAGATAACAGTGCACATATTGGTGGACTTGTTGGTGGGTTTCTTGCTTCGGCAATTGTGCAGATGCCCCAAGTACGGAAGGTAGCACGTTCAACTCTTGTATTAATTGTGACGGCTGGTTTAGGAATTGGAATTGTTTGGTACGGTTATAACTTTCCAGTACAAGCTCAAGATCCGATTACAGTAAGTTTAAGAATGCAACAATTGTTTGAAGAGGAACGTTTTGAACAGGCATATAAAGAAATAGTGTATTTTATGGATGAAAATGATGATGTCCCTGCGGAAATATATTTTTGGCGTGGAGTAACAGAATATGAATTACAAATGTTTACTGATTCGAGAAAGCATTTTGAACAAGCGATTGAAAAACGAGATGACTTTCATGAGGCTTATTACAATTTGTCTCTTATTTATAAACAAATGAACAATATAGAGAGTGCAAAAAAGATGGCACAAACTGCATTGCAGCTTGCACCGGATAATTCTTTATACGAACGTCTAGTAGATGAACTTAATCGTTCTCAATAA
- a CDS encoding HAD family hydrolase, with the protein MKWDCICFDLDNTLCDYERAFESGMRTNYALFLKKHWKDTSFPTPEEWFPVYKSYCDRYWHKVENESLSKRDYQRKRLVDSLLQFGVEISNESADSFQNSFYKLVDEHVLLFPGIEHLLDELKAYGTKLGIISNGRVDTQKRKIDRLKLFKWFSMDSIIISDEVGVVKPEAKIFQCAEQRLKAEKDRKLFVGDSWELDVCGAINAGWGALYFNTRNKVIKINNPEIDECKTIQELTETIFSR; encoded by the coding sequence GTGAAGTGGGACTGTATTTGTTTTGATTTAGATAATACATTATGTGATTATGAACGTGCATTTGAATCAGGGATGCGCACTAACTATGCCCTCTTTTTAAAGAAGCACTGGAAAGATACATCATTCCCAACTCCAGAGGAATGGTTTCCTGTTTACAAGTCTTATTGTGATAGATATTGGCACAAGGTAGAAAATGAAAGCTTATCTAAGCGTGATTATCAAAGAAAAAGATTAGTCGATTCTTTATTACAATTTGGTGTTGAAATCTCAAATGAGAGTGCCGACTCGTTTCAAAATAGTTTTTATAAGTTAGTTGATGAGCACGTATTACTCTTTCCAGGGATAGAGCATTTACTTGATGAATTAAAGGCATATGGTACGAAACTGGGGATTATTTCAAATGGGCGTGTAGATACACAAAAACGAAAGATTGATCGCTTGAAATTATTTAAGTGGTTTTCAATGGATTCAATCATTATTTCAGATGAAGTTGGAGTGGTTAAACCAGAAGCTAAAATTTTTCAATGTGCTGAACAAAGATTGAAAGCAGAAAAAGATCGGAAATTATTTGTTGGAGACTCATGGGAACTGGACGTATGTGGAGCGATTAATGCAGGTTGGGGAGCACTTTATTTTAATACGAGAAATAAGGTGATAAAAATTAACAATCCCGAGATTGATGAGTGCAAAACAATCCAAGAACTGACTGAGACTATATTCTCAAGATGA
- the nhaC gene encoding Na+/H+ antiporter NhaC, with amino-acid sequence MEKQISFFQTIGLFAALLSIIFYGIFELGVHPHMPLLLSIVFLAVAARGFGFKWNEIEKGLVNGVTVGIKPLFILGLIGIVIGVWMQSGAVPTLLHLGFKWINPEWFTISALFVTVLVSTFTGSSFTTVGTVGVALMGIASGLGVNPGLAAGAIVSGALFGDKMSPLSDTTNFAPGIVGVDLFSHIRHMLWTTIPSFIVTIIFFLIMREGNVGTVEWENLKQAQIILSQHFNLTEVTLLSPLLVMILAFRRFPTIPTLIAGIGSGVILAHLTQANVTVQSWMNVMQKGFVLESGNEIVDGIVTRGGLQSMMGSISLIIIALALGGLIHHLGMLQTLIKGISKMIRRQGDVIASTVAASLGVNLLTGEQYLSILLPGQTFSDMYDKFSLDPKNLSRTLEDAGTLINPLIPWGVSGAFFSEALGVAVLDYLPYAVFLYASPIIAILLGYLNIGIAKKVV; translated from the coding sequence ATGGAGAAACAAATTTCATTTTTTCAGACAATAGGGTTGTTCGCTGCACTTTTATCTATTATTTTTTATGGTATTTTTGAATTAGGTGTACATCCCCATATGCCACTTCTATTATCGATTGTCTTTTTAGCGGTGGCTGCGAGAGGGTTTGGTTTCAAGTGGAATGAGATTGAAAAAGGGCTTGTAAATGGTGTAACTGTTGGAATTAAGCCGCTGTTCATACTTGGTCTCATTGGGATCGTAATTGGTGTGTGGATGCAGAGTGGGGCAGTTCCTACTTTATTACATTTAGGTTTTAAATGGATAAACCCAGAGTGGTTTACAATTAGCGCGTTGTTTGTGACAGTTCTCGTTTCTACTTTCACTGGAAGTTCGTTTACAACAGTTGGTACAGTAGGTGTAGCATTAATGGGGATCGCAAGCGGGCTTGGTGTGAATCCAGGCTTGGCAGCAGGTGCAATCGTTTCAGGTGCTTTATTTGGAGATAAAATGTCTCCTTTATCCGATACGACGAATTTTGCACCAGGTATTGTGGGTGTTGACTTGTTCTCGCATATTCGTCATATGCTTTGGACGACGATACCAAGCTTTATTGTAACAATCATTTTTTTCTTAATCATGCGTGAAGGTAATGTAGGTACTGTTGAATGGGAAAACCTTAAACAAGCTCAGATTATTCTTAGTCAGCATTTTAACTTAACAGAGGTTACGTTACTTTCACCACTTCTTGTTATGATTCTTGCGTTTCGTCGTTTTCCTACGATACCAACATTAATTGCTGGAATTGGTTCGGGTGTAATACTTGCTCATCTTACACAGGCAAATGTCACTGTCCAATCATGGATGAATGTTATGCAGAAAGGTTTTGTTCTAGAAAGTGGTAATGAAATTGTTGATGGGATCGTAACTCGTGGTGGATTACAGTCAATGATGGGGTCAATTTCACTAATTATTATTGCATTGGCTCTTGGCGGTTTGATTCATCATCTCGGTATGCTCCAAACGCTTATTAAAGGCATTTCTAAGATGATAAGGCGACAAGGTGACGTAATCGCATCAACCGTAGCGGCATCACTTGGAGTCAACTTATTAACAGGTGAACAATATTTATCAATTTTGTTACCAGGTCAAACCTTTTCTGATATGTATGATAAGTTTTCTTTGGATCCGAAAAACTTATCTCGTACGCTAGAAGATGCTGGTACACTTATTAACCCACTCATTCCATGGGGAGTAAGTGGAGCATTCTTTTCAGAAGCACTTGGAGTAGCAGTGTTGGATTATTTACCGTATGCAGTTTTCTTATATGCATCACCTATTATTGCTATCTTACTCGGTTATTTGAACATTGGGATTGCGAAGAAAGTAGTTTAA
- a CDS encoding L-lactate dehydrogenase — protein MNNRVNRVALIGTGFVGSSYAFALLNQGIVEELVLIDANEEKACGDAMDLNHGLAFAPSSMKIWSGTYEDCKDADLVVITAGANQKPGETRLDLVEKNAAIFKTIVTSVMESGFDGIFLVATNPVDIMTYATWKYSGLPKERVIGSGTILDTARLRFLTGQYFEIDTRNVHAYVIGEHGDTELPVWSLAKVGGRSVCELVEENEQYKNEDLDDIFVNVRDAAYHIINRKGATYYGIAMGMVRLTKAVLNNENSILTVSAYLEGEYGQNDVYVGVPAVVNRNGLREVIEINLNEKEKEQFKHSAEVLKKTMAPIFG, from the coding sequence ATGAATAACCGTGTAAATAGAGTAGCGTTAATTGGTACAGGATTTGTAGGTTCAAGTTATGCTTTTGCGTTATTAAATCAAGGGATCGTTGAAGAGTTAGTTTTAATCGATGCAAACGAAGAAAAAGCTTGCGGAGATGCAATGGACTTAAATCATGGTCTAGCATTTGCACCTTCTTCTATGAAAATTTGGAGCGGTACTTATGAAGATTGTAAAGATGCTGACCTTGTTGTCATTACAGCAGGTGCAAATCAAAAGCCAGGTGAAACTCGCTTAGACTTAGTAGAAAAAAATGCAGCAATCTTCAAAACAATCGTAACATCGGTTATGGAAAGTGGTTTTGATGGCATTTTCCTTGTTGCTACTAATCCAGTTGATATTATGACATATGCAACTTGGAAGTATTCTGGTCTTCCGAAAGAGCGAGTAATCGGTTCTGGAACGATTCTTGATACAGCTCGTTTACGCTTCTTAACTGGTCAATATTTTGAAATTGATACGCGAAATGTGCATGCTTATGTAATAGGTGAACATGGTGATACTGAACTTCCGGTTTGGAGTTTAGCAAAAGTAGGTGGACGTTCTGTTTGTGAATTGGTTGAAGAGAATGAACAGTATAAGAATGAGGACTTAGATGATATTTTTGTAAATGTTCGTGACGCTGCATATCATATTATCAATCGTAAAGGTGCGACATATTACGGTATTGCTATGGGTATGGTTCGACTAACGAAAGCAGTCCTTAATAATGAAAACTCAATCTTAACCGTGTCTGCATATTTAGAAGGTGAATATGGTCAAAATGACGTATACGTGGGTGTACCAGCAGTTGTTAACCGTAATGGTCTTCGTGAAGTAATCGAAATTAACTTAAATGAAAAAGAAAAAGAACAATTTAAGCATTCAGCAGAAGTGTTGAAGAAAACAATGGCTCCAATTTTTGGATAA
- a CDS encoding DUF92 domain-containing protein, with translation MSELLGVFFIILVPILGWQFRLLTISGLIAASLIGLLILMGYGVEGLIIIGSFFASSSIWSKYKANKKEKAQDKNAKSDRRDWTQVLANGGVAAFSALLGLITGNEVFYYSFVVGLAAANADTWASEIGVLSRREPFHLLKLRRVERGTSGAVSILGLFASLAGSSFVVIVALFVSESAIIHHFIPLILLGFCGSIIDTLIGAGIQVHYKCTVCGTETEKPIHCSLGTKRIAGIRYVNNEVVNFISGVIPATVAYFIFS, from the coding sequence TTGAGTGAGCTTTTGGGAGTCTTTTTTATCATTCTTGTTCCAATACTAGGGTGGCAATTTCGATTGTTAACAATTTCTGGATTGATAGCGGCATCATTAATTGGATTATTGATCTTAATGGGTTATGGAGTAGAAGGGTTGATTATTATTGGGTCTTTCTTTGCTTCCTCAAGTATATGGAGTAAATATAAGGCTAATAAAAAGGAAAAAGCACAAGATAAGAATGCGAAATCAGATAGAAGAGATTGGACTCAAGTATTAGCAAATGGTGGAGTTGCTGCATTTTCCGCATTGCTAGGTTTAATTACAGGTAATGAAGTATTTTATTACTCATTTGTCGTCGGATTAGCTGCAGCGAATGCAGATACATGGGCATCAGAAATTGGTGTATTAAGTAGGAGGGAGCCTTTTCATTTACTAAAATTGCGGAGGGTAGAACGTGGAACATCTGGAGCAGTTAGCATTCTTGGTTTGTTTGCATCATTGGCTGGTTCAAGTTTTGTCGTGATTGTGGCATTGTTTGTAAGTGAGTCAGCTATAATACATCACTTTATACCTCTTATATTACTTGGCTTTTGTGGCAGTATAATCGATACACTTATTGGAGCAGGAATACAGGTTCACTACAAATGTACCGTTTGTGGAACTGAAACAGAGAAACCAATTCATTGTAGTTTAGGAACAAAGAGAATAGCTGGAATACGTTATGTAAATAATGAAGTTGTGAACTTTATTTCAGGAGTAATCCCTGCTACTGTTGCCTATTTCATTTTTTCTTAA
- a CDS encoding 5-formyltetrahydrofolate cyclo-ligase, with translation MDEKKRFRDKMKIRLKQVNQHTYEQWSEQIANLLYEQSVWLEAKTIGLTVPMPREVNTRIIMEQAWKQDKQVATPKCIPSQRKMDFRQIESESDLEQSYAGLYEPIPEKTLRIEKNEIDLLIVPGLCFDQSGYRLGFGGGYFDRYLEGFRNHTVALAFDFQVLSYIPTEKYDLNVDFLITNKGVQQFE, from the coding sequence GTGGATGAGAAAAAGAGATTTCGAGACAAAATGAAAATACGTTTAAAACAAGTTAATCAACATACATATGAACAGTGGTCTGAACAAATTGCTAACTTATTATATGAGCAATCAGTTTGGCTTGAAGCAAAGACTATCGGTTTAACCGTGCCGATGCCAAGAGAAGTAAATACTCGCATAATAATGGAACAAGCGTGGAAACAAGATAAGCAGGTTGCTACACCTAAGTGTATTCCCTCTCAACGTAAAATGGATTTTCGCCAAATCGAAAGTGAATCAGATCTTGAACAATCTTATGCAGGATTGTATGAACCAATCCCTGAGAAGACTTTACGTATTGAAAAAAATGAAATTGATTTATTAATCGTACCTGGATTGTGCTTTGATCAAAGTGGATATAGGCTTGGCTTTGGAGGCGGCTATTTCGATCGTTACTTAGAAGGTTTTCGTAATCATACAGTAGCATTAGCATTTGATTTTCAAGTCTTATCATACATACCAACTGAGAAGTATGATTTGAATGTGGATTTTCTCATTACAAATAAAGGAGTACAACAATTTGAGTGA